The DNA sequence GAATCGTCGCCCCCGCCGCGGCACCAGGTCCCCGGTCGACGGCTCGTTCCAGTCCGGCCCGCCCGGCCGACCGCCTCCCCCACCTGGCGCCCCGCCCACCCCGCGAGGTGCGGGGCCCCGCCGGAGTGCAGGGGCCCCTGCGTCGTCGTTTCGGACGGGGTGCCGGTCAGCACCAGCCGTTGGTCGGGCCGTTCACCCCGGTCCACAGGTAGGCGTCGGTCACCCAGGTGCCGTCGCTCAGCCGGTTCCAGAGGCTGGTGGTGCCGTACCGCCCGGCGTGCGAGGTGCCGTTGGCGGAGCAGGAGACGGTGACCGTCGCGCCGTCGCCCACCGTTCCCCGCACGGCGTAGCCGGTGCCGGGTCCGGACCGCTTGTTCACCGTGCCCCCACCGTTGGCGTCGACCACCGCCTGGTTGAAGCCCAGCGCCCCGTAGTTGTAGACCGCACCCCCGGCGCCTCGCCAGATTGAGCCATGTCGGGCGCCGCCCTGGTAGGCGGCGGCGCCGTTCTCGAACGCCCACTTGCCGAGGCCGTGGCCGGCGATGCCCACGTACGCGCTGTTCTGCCGCAGCCCGAAGTGGACGTGCCGGCCGGACGCCGCACCGCCGCAGGTGACATCGGTGCCCGTGTAGCCCAGGTACGCGCCCTGGCCGACGGCGGCGCCGTTGACCGAGATGCTGCTCCACAGGTGGTAGTAGTCGGTGGAGTAGCCCCGGTCGTGGATCACCCGGATCCACCCCGTGCACATCGTGTACGCCGTGCCGGCCCGCGCCGCGCGGACCACCTGGTCGCCGCCGGCCAGGTCGATCGAGCTGTACGGCGTCTCGTAGCCGCCCCAGCCGTGCGGGCCGCTGGTCAGCGTCCACGTCTGGCCGACCGCGAACGGCAGGGCCATCCCGGTCCGGTAGTCACCGCCTGCCTGCATGGTGGTCGGGGTGCTCGTGAAGACCGCCTTCTCCTGTTTGTTCACCAGAGGTGACTCGGCGGCCAGCTCGCTGAAGCCGGCTTCGCCGTCGAAGTTGACCCGCCATGTCCCGGCCTCGGCACGGGCGATGAAGACCGCGCCGGTCGGGTGGATGTCCTTCTCGTGGGAAGTGACGGCCACGGCCGTACCGAAGGCCCACCGGCCGTCCTTGCGGGTGACGGTCACGCGGGTCTCGGAGCTTTCGGCGTGCTCCGCCGCGGAGCTGCCCGCGTGCTTCGCTGCCGCGGCCTCGACCTGCCCGCGCAGCTTGGCGGTCACGGCGCCCTCGACGCTCATCCGCTCCGGGGCCGATGCGGTGGCGTGCGCGGGGGTGCCCGTGACCAGGACTGCCGTCGCCAGCAGCGCTGTGGCGGCGCCGGTCCGTCGTCTGATGTGCACCATTGACGACCTCTTTCGAATCGAAGGGCATCGCTAGGTTGTGCTGACGATAGACAGGTCGACGAACATTGTCTACATGCCGACAGTCGGCGATGAAGGTATATTTCGCACACGTCTCGGGGACCGCACCCAGCCCCGGTGGAGTTCGACGGACCGGGTTCAGCGACTGAGCGACATCTCCTGCAGGATCCGCGAGAGCTTCTCGGGGTTACGGATGGTGTACATGCCGGTAACCAGTCCTTCCACGACCCGCACCGACATGACGCTGTCGATCTTCCCGTCCAGCCGGAGCAGCAGCGCCGACGAGCCGTTGACCTGGACTAACTCCGCCGACAACCGGTCGACGACGGTTGCCAGGCCGGCCGTGATCAGGCGAGCGACCTTGTCGGCGCCCATGACCGGTCGCGGCATGGCCTGTTTCACGCCGCCGCCGTCACCCAGCGCGACCACGTCGGGCGCCAGCAGGTCGACGAGGCCCTGGAGATCGCCGGTCTCGATCGCCCGCTGGAACGCCTCGAGCGCTCCCCGGGCCTCGGCCGGGGAGGCCGTGCCGCGGGGACGCCGCTCGGCGACGTGGGTCCGGGCCCGGTGCGCGATCTGTCGCACCGCGGCGGGCGTCTTGCCCACGGCCTCCGCCAGTTCGTCGTACCCGAGATCGAAGACCTCGCGCAGCACGAAGACCGCGCGCTCGGTCGGGGTGAGCGTCTCCAGCACCAGCAGCATCGCCGTCGACAGGCTGTCTGCCAGCTCGACGTCGTCGGCGACATCGGGGCTGGTCAGCAGGGGCTCCGGCAGCCACGGACCGACGTACTCCTCGCGCCGCCGGACCAGGGTCCGTAACCGGTCGAGCGCCTTGCGCGTGACGATCCGGACCAGGTAGGCCCGCGGGTCGCGCACCTCGGCCTGGTCGACGCCGTCCCACCTGAGCCAGGCCTCCTGTACGACGTCCTCGGCGTCGGCGGCCGAACCGAGCATCTCGTAGGCCACGGTGAACAGCAGGCTCCGGTGCCGCAGGAACGGGTCGCCGCTCACGTGTGTGCACCCCTGCTGGCCAGGGGCGGCAGGCCGCATGTCGTGGCGTACTCCTGCGAACGGATGCCGAGGGCGACGTTGGCGCGGGCGGTGAGATTCATGACGCCCACCCGGGCCGTCAGTTCCAGCACTCCGGCAGCGCCCAGGTCCTCGAGCAGCGCGGCGGTCATGTCGTCGGTGACCGTCACCGGGGTGTGGCACATCGCCTCGGCGTACTCCATCACCCGGCGCTCGACCGGCGTGAACATCGCGGACTCCCGCCACCTCGGGACCTCGCGTGCCTTCGCCTCGTCCAGCCCCTTGTCGTGGGTCATGAAGTAGTGGAGGTCCAGGCAGAAGCTGCAGCCCACCTCGGCGGCCGCGGCCATGGTCGCCAACGATGCCAGGCTACGGTCCATCCGGTCCCACTTCTCGGTACGGCCACCGAACCTCATCATGTCCTTGAAGACGCGCGGGTGGTGCCACATCACCTCGGCGCCTTCCGGCACGCCGCCGAGCATCTTGCGCATCGCCACCTTCAGCAGGGCGCCGTAGGGGCCGGTGATCCTGGTGCGGGGAACGCGGGTCGTACTGGTCATCGTCGTCTCCTTGTCGCCGGTGTGACATGAAGACGCCGGCCGCCGCCGCCCTGTGACACCACCCCGCTACGCCGTCGTGGTGGACCGCTCCGGGACCTGGTCGAAGAACACCCGCTGACGACCTCGCGGTAGGTCCATCACCCGGCAGAAGTCCCTCACCAGGCCGGGAGCCTGGTGAGGGACCGACTGCCGGTCTACAGGAGACGTTGCCTGGTCAGAAGCCCAGGGCGTCCTTGCCCCCGACCACCGGAAGCACCAGGGTGCTGCCGTTCAGGTAGACGGTGATCTGGCTACCGACAGCGCCCGCGTCGCGTGCCGGCCGGTTCGACGTCGGGTTCGCGTTGTAGTTGCCGGTGATGACGAGGCCGATCCGGTGCCCGGCCGGGATGACGTGCTCGGAGGGGAGCGTCGTCCACCGTACGTTGTAGTTCTTGTCGGGCGTCAGCGCCTCGCTCCGGCGGAGGTCCGAGGATTTCTTGGCATCGATGTGGCCCCAGGCCAGGACCCGCTCGGGCGTGATCGCGACGCTCGCCTCCATCGGCGCGGCGCACCCGGTCTGATTGGCCAGGTCCTCGGGCTGGCAGGATTCATGGATCACCTCGAGCGGTTCCTTGCCCGCCACGGTGACGGTCGGGCCCGCGCCGTAGTCGACGAGAAGGGCCGAGAGCAGCGCGGTCTCGCCGGTCGTCGACATCCGGACCTCGACCTTGGGCGTACCGGAGATGCGCAGGTCGTTCGCGAGCGGCGGGGTCACGAAGGCGAGCCGGCCGGACTTGGCCTGCTCGGCGTTGCCGACCTTGACGGCCTGCGACTCGATCTGGTCGACGAAGCTCTGCGTGGGGTTGCCGCCGGCGTTGTCGAACGACAGCGTTCCCGCCGCGTCCGCCGTGGCCGGGCCGAAGCGCAGGTTGACGTCCTTGGCGCTGGCGTCGGGCCAGGTCGAGTGGGTCTCCCAGGTGCCGTCGGGCCGCTGGATGTCCGCCATCGGCTCATCCATGATCCCGTTCGGGATGTCGTGCAGCCAGTGGTCCATCCACCGGTGCATGACCGACTGCCACTCGGCGAGCCGGAAGCTGGTCGGGTTGACGTGTGCGCCGCGGTGGATCCAGATCTTGCGCGGCATCTGGCGCTTCTCGACCTCGTGCCACAGCTCGGAGAAGTGCATGGTCTTGACGTTGTAGTCGGTGAGGCCGTGCACCATGAACACGGACGTGTTGGCCGTCTTGATCTTGTTCGCGTCCGGCAGGTAGCTGCGCTCCTGCCAGAACGGCGTGAAGGCGGAGGCACTGGCCACCTCGGCGTCGCCGACCGCGGTGATGACCGACTCGCAGGCCGGTGCCGATGCTGCGCCCGGCAGCACCCGGCCGACCGACACGTAGTCCGCGAGCCACTCGGTGTACCGGTGGTTGACGTTCTCGCTCCAGGTCGACCAGGCGATCCCCTGGTCGTTCACGTACTTGTACCAGCTGGAGATCGCGGCGATCGGCACCACCGTCCGCAGGCCGGGGACGCCCTGCGTGGCGACCGCGTTGGGCAGCGTGCCGACGTACGAGACACCCTGCATGCCCACGTTGCCGGTGCTCCAGTCGGCGACCGCCGGGCTTCCGTCGTGGTAGAAGGCCGGGGCGCGGCCGTTGAGCCAGTCGACCGCCGCCTTGATGCTGATCGTGTCCTCGACGCCGCCGGTGGTCGGGCAGCCGAACGACCGCGAGGTGCCCTGCATCTCGACCTGGACGACGGCATAGCCGCGGGGGACGAAGTACTCGTCCCACCAGCCGGCGAAGCCGCGCGTCTGGTCCGGCGGGGGGTTCGTCAGAGCGCGGCCATAGTACGGGCTGGCCTCCATGATGGTCGGCACCTGCAGGCCAGCCTCGGTCTCCGCCGGCCGGATCACGTCGACTGCGATCAGGTCCCGACGGCCGTCGCCGTCGCTGTCCATCGGCGCCTCGACGTAGACGACCTCCTGGATCGCGTCGCCGTGCGAGAAGACCTGTTGGGTCACACCGTTCTCGATCACGATCCCGGGTGCGTCCGCCGTGGCACCTGCCACCGCGGGCGTCCCCATGACTGTCACCCCGATGACCGTTCCAACGGCGACCATTCGCCGTACAAACCTCATATCCCTACCTCCGTCTGGCTGGCTGTGGCCAAAGTCAACAAGGGCCAGGGCCGCCGAGCGGTCAAACTTGAGCGACTTCAGAGCTTTGCGTCAGCCTGCGACTACCGAGGGCAAACCGGCGCGTAGGCGGGCCTGCACGACGCGGACGACGGAGGGTGATCGGGCCCGGAATCTCGAGCTTGCCGAGACCATTGATGTTGGACGGTTGTCGCCGTGACCATGATGTGTCCGCGAGGGACAGCCGACTCCTACTCCCCTACCACCCGGTGTGACGGAGTGCGTCCTGAGCGATGGACGGGCCGAGCGGCTCTCGCAGGCGGCTCAGGCAACCTCGGTCGGTACGACGGGATGCGTCAGCCGGTAGCCGACGCCACGCACGGTCTCGATGAGGCCGGGCACGGCGAGTTTCTGCCGCAGCGACGCGACGTGCACCTCCAGGGTGCGTCCCGCGCCTTCCCAGGCGGTGCCCCACACCCCACTCATGATCTGTTCCCGGCGGAACACCACGCCGGGCCGGCGGGCAAGCAACGCCAACAGGTCGAACTCCTTGACGGTCAGGTGGATCCGTTGACCGTCCACCATGACGACGCGCGACTCGGTGTTCAGGCTCACCGGTCCGAACACGTGCGGCCCGGCGCCGGCTGTCGAGGTCGGAGCAACGCCACCAGGCCAGGTCGCCGTGCCCGCGCGCCGGGTGACCGCATGGATCCGGGCCACCAGTTCGGCAACGTTGTACGGCTTGACGATGCAGTCGTCGGCACCAAGATTCAGCCCGTGCACACGCGAACGCCAGTCCGTCCGAGCGGTGACGA is a window from the Polymorphospora rubra genome containing:
- a CDS encoding peptidoglycan DD-metalloendopeptidase family protein produces the protein MVHIRRRTGAATALLATAVLVTGTPAHATASAPERMSVEGAVTAKLRGQVEAAAAKHAGSSAAEHAESSETRVTVTRKDGRWAFGTAVAVTSHEKDIHPTGAVFIARAEAGTWRVNFDGEAGFSELAAESPLVNKQEKAVFTSTPTTMQAGGDYRTGMALPFAVGQTWTLTSGPHGWGGYETPYSSIDLAGGDQVVRAARAGTAYTMCTGWIRVIHDRGYSTDYYHLWSSISVNGAAVGQGAYLGYTGTDVTCGGAASGRHVHFGLRQNSAYVGIAGHGLGKWAFENGAAAYQGGARHGSIWRGAGGAVYNYGALGFNQAVVDANGGGTVNKRSGPGTGYAVRGTVGDGATVTVSCSANGTSHAGRYGTTSLWNRLSDGTWVTDAYLWTGVNGPTNGWC
- a CDS encoding carboxymuconolactone decarboxylase family protein translates to MTSTTRVPRTRITGPYGALLKVAMRKMLGGVPEGAEVMWHHPRVFKDMMRFGGRTEKWDRMDRSLASLATMAAAAEVGCSFCLDLHYFMTHDKGLDEAKAREVPRWRESAMFTPVERRVMEYAEAMCHTPVTVTDDMTAALLEDLGAAGVLELTARVGVMNLTARANVALGIRSQEYATTCGLPPLASRGAHT
- a CDS encoding RNA polymerase sigma-70 factor, whose product is MRPAAPGQQGCTHVSGDPFLRHRSLLFTVAYEMLGSAADAEDVVQEAWLRWDGVDQAEVRDPRAYLVRIVTRKALDRLRTLVRRREEYVGPWLPEPLLTSPDVADDVELADSLSTAMLLVLETLTPTERAVFVLREVFDLGYDELAEAVGKTPAAVRQIAHRARTHVAERRPRGTASPAEARGALEAFQRAIETGDLQGLVDLLAPDVVALGDGGGVKQAMPRPVMGADKVARLITAGLATVVDRLSAELVQVNGSSALLLRLDGKIDSVMSVRVVEGLVTGMYTIRNPEKLSRILQEMSLSR
- a CDS encoding response regulator transcription factor, with translation MKLLIVEDDSRVMGALRAVLVQHGLEVACARTGEQALELVADGPDAVLLDLGLPDQDGFKVCTQIRKMSNVPIIVVTARTDWRSRVHGLNLGADDCIVKPYNVAELVARIHAVTRRAGTATWPGGVAPTSTAGAGPHVFGPVSLNTESRVVMVDGQRIHLTVKEFDLLALLARRPGVVFRREQIMSGVWGTAWEGAGRTLEVHVASLRQKLAVPGLIETVRGVGYRLTHPVVPTEVA
- a CDS encoding CocE/NonD family hydrolase encodes the protein MGTPAVAGATADAPGIVIENGVTQQVFSHGDAIQEVVYVEAPMDSDGDGRRDLIAVDVIRPAETEAGLQVPTIMEASPYYGRALTNPPPDQTRGFAGWWDEYFVPRGYAVVQVEMQGTSRSFGCPTTGGVEDTISIKAAVDWLNGRAPAFYHDGSPAVADWSTGNVGMQGVSYVGTLPNAVATQGVPGLRTVVPIAAISSWYKYVNDQGIAWSTWSENVNHRYTEWLADYVSVGRVLPGAASAPACESVITAVGDAEVASASAFTPFWQERSYLPDANKIKTANTSVFMVHGLTDYNVKTMHFSELWHEVEKRQMPRKIWIHRGAHVNPTSFRLAEWQSVMHRWMDHWLHDIPNGIMDEPMADIQRPDGTWETHSTWPDASAKDVNLRFGPATADAAGTLSFDNAGGNPTQSFVDQIESQAVKVGNAEQAKSGRLAFVTPPLANDLRISGTPKVEVRMSTTGETALLSALLVDYGAGPTVTVAGKEPLEVIHESCQPEDLANQTGCAAPMEASVAITPERVLAWGHIDAKKSSDLRRSEALTPDKNYNVRWTTLPSEHVIPAGHRIGLVITGNYNANPTSNRPARDAGAVGSQITVYLNGSTLVLPVVGGKDALGF